A genomic window from Streptomyces sp. MST-110588 includes:
- a CDS encoding betaine/proline/choline family ABC transporter ATP-binding protein, whose protein sequence is MIRFEHVTKSYADGTTAVDDLSFEVAEGELVTLVGPSGCGKTTTMKMVNRLIEPTSGHIYLDGKDISTTDPVELRRRIGYVIQQTGLFPHKTVLDNTATVPHLLGWPRKKARDRAAELLELVGLDPSRYGDRYPEQLSGGQRQRVGVARALAADPPVLLMDEPFGAVDPVVREHLQTEFLRLQSTLHKTVLFVTHDIEEAVRLGDRIAVYGSGRVEQYDTPATVLGAPATPYVAEFVGADRGLKRLSVTPIETTDLEQPPVVHLDDTAGRAAARMTEDGAPWAVVLDAEDRLHGWVAAGALAAAGSGGQSTVRAHARRMDAWLPLGAPLKQAFSTMLQYDAGWIAVLDGDRFLGVLTPAGLHEALRRSTTADAENIPRGDVALDTVPTL, encoded by the coding sequence ATGATCCGCTTCGAGCACGTCACCAAGAGCTACGCGGACGGCACCACCGCCGTCGACGACCTCTCCTTCGAGGTCGCGGAGGGAGAGCTGGTCACGCTCGTCGGACCGTCGGGCTGCGGCAAGACCACCACCATGAAGATGGTCAACCGCCTCATCGAGCCGACCAGCGGCCACATCTACCTCGACGGCAAGGACATATCCACCACCGACCCCGTGGAGCTGCGCCGCCGCATCGGCTACGTCATCCAGCAGACCGGCCTCTTCCCCCACAAAACCGTCCTGGACAACACCGCCACCGTCCCCCACCTCCTGGGCTGGCCCCGCAAGAAGGCCCGGGACCGGGCGGCCGAGCTGCTGGAACTCGTCGGCCTGGACCCCTCCCGGTACGGCGACCGCTACCCCGAGCAGCTCTCCGGCGGCCAGCGCCAGCGCGTCGGCGTGGCCCGGGCGCTCGCCGCCGACCCGCCCGTCCTCCTCATGGACGAGCCGTTCGGCGCCGTCGACCCGGTCGTGCGCGAGCACCTCCAGACGGAGTTCCTGCGCCTGCAGTCCACGCTCCACAAGACTGTGCTCTTCGTCACCCACGACATCGAGGAGGCCGTCCGCCTCGGCGACCGTATCGCCGTCTACGGCTCGGGGCGGGTGGAGCAGTACGACACCCCGGCGACGGTCCTCGGCGCCCCCGCCACACCGTACGTCGCCGAGTTCGTCGGTGCGGACCGCGGCCTGAAGCGCCTGTCCGTCACGCCCATAGAGACCACCGATCTCGAACAGCCTCCGGTCGTCCACCTGGACGACACCGCCGGCCGGGCCGCCGCCCGTATGACCGAGGACGGCGCCCCCTGGGCAGTCGTCCTGGACGCCGAAGACCGGCTGCACGGCTGGGTCGCGGCCGGTGCCCTGGCCGCCGCGGGCTCCGGCGGCCAGAGCACCGTACGGGCGCACGCCCGCCGTATGGACGCCTGGCTGCCGCTGGGCGCGCCGCTCAAGCAGGCGTTCAGCACGATGCTCCAGTACGACGCCGGCTGGATCGCCGTGCTGGACGGCGACCGCTTCCTGGGTGTGCTCACCCCGGCCGGGCTCCACGAGGCGCTGCGCCGCTCCACCACCGCCGACGCCGAGAACATCCCGCGCGGCGACGTGGCCCTGGACACGGTCCCCACCCTCTGA
- a CDS encoding DUF3180 domain-containing protein gives MKQLHVKVLVGLFLVAGVLAWAGARLWDSLGTLPGVPLAAPVVLALIAAVLAATALSLRSRLRAQRERRPGAKGVDPLVAARAVVFGQASALVASLVAGLYGGVGVFLVTTGLDVQARRDQAIYAGFSVLAGAAVVLAAIFLERVCKLPEDDDEAGATAA, from the coding sequence GTGAAGCAGCTACATGTCAAGGTGCTGGTCGGGCTGTTCCTGGTGGCCGGCGTGCTGGCGTGGGCGGGCGCCCGGCTGTGGGACTCGCTCGGCACGCTGCCGGGCGTTCCGCTGGCGGCCCCGGTCGTGCTCGCACTGATCGCCGCCGTACTCGCCGCGACGGCGCTCTCCCTGCGCTCGCGGCTGCGGGCACAGCGCGAGCGGCGGCCGGGGGCCAAGGGCGTCGATCCGCTGGTGGCGGCCCGCGCGGTGGTCTTCGGGCAGGCCAGCGCGCTGGTGGCGTCGCTGGTCGCCGGGCTGTACGGCGGGGTCGGGGTCTTCCTGGTGACCACCGGGCTGGACGTGCAGGCGCGCCGGGACCAGGCCATCTACGCGGGGTTCTCGGTGCTGGCGGGCGCGGCGGTGGTGCTCGCGGCGATCTTCCTGGAGCGGGTCTGCAAGCTGCCGGAGGACGACGACGAGGCGGGGGCGACGGCCGCTTAG
- a CDS encoding ABC transporter substrate-binding protein codes for MIWKSRTARTALVAGAVIALAGGLTACGGESLEKKGAAKSGGGGQGEIVIGSAGFTESKVLAEIYSKILSDAGYKTTVKTLANRELYEPALEKGQIDVVPEYASTLAEFLNRKKNGPDARPVASSDVGKTVEELKKLAGPRGLKVLPAGEATDQNAFAVTKDFADQHRLKTLSDLGRSKQKIKLAAGEECETRPYCKPGLEKTYGIDVTGIDPKGVGTPQAKQAVKDGTDQVALTTTTDATLDNFGLVLLADDKKLQNADNVLPVVNAKSAGDKEIETALGKLTSVLTTKDLIDLNRKVDAERQKPVDVAAAYLESKDLVKK; via the coding sequence ATGATCTGGAAGTCGCGTACGGCCCGTACCGCACTCGTTGCGGGTGCGGTGATCGCCCTGGCGGGCGGACTGACCGCGTGCGGTGGCGAGAGCCTGGAGAAGAAGGGGGCGGCCAAGAGCGGTGGTGGCGGCCAGGGCGAGATCGTCATCGGATCGGCCGGATTCACCGAGTCCAAGGTGCTGGCGGAGATCTATTCCAAGATCCTTTCGGACGCCGGCTACAAGACCACCGTCAAGACGCTGGCCAATCGTGAGCTGTATGAACCGGCCCTGGAGAAGGGCCAGATCGATGTCGTACCGGAATACGCCTCGACGCTCGCCGAATTCCTCAACCGGAAGAAGAACGGCCCCGACGCCCGGCCCGTCGCCTCCAGCGATGTCGGCAAGACGGTCGAGGAGCTGAAGAAGCTGGCCGGGCCGCGCGGGCTGAAGGTGCTGCCGGCCGGCGAGGCGACGGACCAGAACGCGTTCGCGGTGACCAAGGATTTCGCCGATCAGCACCGGCTCAAGACGCTCTCGGACCTCGGCAGGTCCAAACAGAAGATCAAGCTGGCGGCCGGTGAGGAGTGCGAGACCCGGCCGTATTGCAAGCCGGGCCTGGAGAAGACGTACGGCATAGACGTCACCGGCATCGACCCCAAGGGTGTGGGCACCCCGCAGGCCAAGCAGGCGGTCAAGGACGGCACGGACCAGGTCGCGCTGACCACGACGACGGACGCCACGCTCGACAACTTCGGACTGGTCCTCCTGGCGGACGACAAGAAGTTGCAGAACGCCGACAATGTGCTGCCCGTGGTGAATGCCAAGAGCGCCGGCGACAAGGAGATAGAGACGGCGCTGGGCAAGCTCACCAGCGTGCTGACGACCAAGGATCTGATCGACCTGAACCGCAAGGTCGATGCGGAACGGCAGAAGCCGGTCGATGTGGCCGCGGCATATCTGGAGTCGAAGGATCTGGTGAAGAAGTAA
- a CDS encoding ABC transporter permease, whose amino-acid sequence MSSRNCLQANDWICGEYVRTRSHELLEATVQHIWITVASVVIGLLIAFPLALVARRWRVAAGPVLGLTTILYTVPSLAMFALLTPLFGVSASVVVTGLVLYSLTILVRNILAGLESVPAEVREAARGMGYGPAKLLFGVELPLALPALMAGVRIATVSTVAMTTIGAVVGYGGLGNLISSGMEGFFKAEVLTASVLCVLLAVIADLLLIGVQRLLTPWTRARSRSGTGTGRTWRGQRAKKAVA is encoded by the coding sequence GTGAGTTCGCGCAACTGTCTGCAGGCGAACGACTGGATCTGCGGTGAGTATGTCCGTACGCGCAGCCACGAACTGCTGGAGGCGACCGTTCAGCACATCTGGATCACGGTCGCGTCGGTGGTCATCGGCCTGCTGATCGCTTTTCCGCTGGCGCTGGTCGCCCGCCGCTGGCGGGTGGCGGCCGGTCCGGTGCTGGGGCTGACGACGATTCTCTACACGGTGCCGTCGCTGGCGATGTTCGCCTTGCTGACACCGCTGTTCGGCGTCTCGGCCTCGGTGGTCGTCACGGGCCTGGTGCTCTACTCGCTGACGATCCTGGTACGGAACATCCTCGCCGGCCTGGAGTCGGTGCCTGCCGAGGTCCGCGAAGCCGCGCGCGGCATGGGGTACGGCCCAGCGAAGCTGCTGTTCGGGGTCGAACTGCCGCTGGCGCTGCCCGCGCTGATGGCGGGGGTGCGCATCGCCACGGTCTCGACGGTGGCGATGACGACGATCGGTGCGGTCGTCGGCTACGGCGGCCTGGGGAACCTCATATCCAGCGGTATGGAGGGGTTCTTCAAGGCCGAGGTGCTCACGGCGTCGGTGCTGTGCGTCCTGCTGGCGGTCATCGCCGATCTGCTGCTCATCGGCGTACAGCGGCTGCTGACCCCCTGGACCCGCGCGCGGTCGCGGTCGGGTACGGGCACGGGGCGGACGTGGCGCGGACAGCGGGCGAAGAAGGCGGTGGCCTGA
- a CDS encoding ABC transporter permease yields the protein MDAITGAWQWLGTAANWTGEKGVWHRLGEHLYLSGLCLAISCLIALPVALYLGHIGKGGALAVNISNVGRAVPTFAVLVLLTLSPLGTAGDWPTIVALVLFAVPPLLTNAYVGMREADRDVVEAARGMGMSGRQLLIRVELPLAYPLIMTGLRSAAVQVVATTTLAALAGGGGLGRIITAGFGNYDTPQVVAGAALVAALALLVEGLLVLADRLCDPMRGRGRGRTGAGGGAGRGPGRGRGARRSGDARRGGGARQKGGPGVAAGTGAGAR from the coding sequence ATGGACGCGATCACGGGCGCATGGCAGTGGCTGGGCACGGCGGCCAACTGGACCGGGGAGAAAGGAGTCTGGCACCGACTGGGTGAGCATCTGTACCTGAGCGGGCTGTGCCTGGCGATCTCCTGCCTGATAGCGCTGCCGGTGGCCCTGTATCTGGGGCACATAGGCAAGGGCGGGGCGCTGGCGGTCAACATCTCCAACGTCGGGCGCGCGGTGCCGACCTTCGCCGTACTGGTCCTGCTGACGCTCAGCCCGCTGGGGACGGCGGGGGACTGGCCGACGATCGTGGCGCTGGTGCTGTTCGCCGTACCGCCGCTGCTGACCAATGCGTACGTCGGCATGCGGGAGGCGGACCGGGACGTGGTCGAGGCCGCCCGGGGGATGGGCATGTCCGGGCGCCAGCTCCTGATACGGGTCGAACTCCCGTTGGCCTACCCGCTGATCATGACGGGGCTGCGTTCGGCGGCGGTGCAGGTGGTCGCGACGACCACACTGGCGGCGCTGGCGGGCGGCGGCGGCCTGGGCCGGATCATCACCGCGGGCTTCGGCAACTACGACACGCCGCAGGTGGTGGCGGGTGCGGCGCTGGTGGCCGCACTGGCGCTGCTCGTGGAGGGGCTGCTGGTGCTGGCGGACCGGCTGTGCGACCCGATGCGCGGGCGCGGTCGTGGCCGCACGGGTGCGGGCGGCGGCGCGGGACGGGGCCCGGGCCGTGGTCGTGGTGCGCGCCGGAGCGGTGACGCGCGTCGCGGTGGCGGGGCGCGTCAAAAGGGCGGGCCCGGGGTAGCAGCCGGAACCGGGGCCGGGGCGCGGTGA